Below is a window of Nicotiana tabacum cultivar K326 chromosome 19, ASM71507v2, whole genome shotgun sequence DNA.
tcggagttggtcccagcggtttactatagacttgctcggattttagctactcggaggagacttaaggtataactgcacagcgtccgcagttctgaagtccccgtctattttactttagttatgtgtttgtttccagacagctttattttattcaggcctttatttatatttattctagaagctcgtgcacttgtgataccaaatctggaatggtatttagacaccgttatttttatgaattattcactatatttcagaatttacttccgcaattgttctttgttattaataaatttaaaaattattttaaaaatgaataatattattctaacattggcttgcctaacaagtgaaatgttaggcgcatTCActgtccgaaggtggaaatttcgggtcgtgataataTCATATCAAAAAATTCGTATTAGATTATTTATGGGGTTAGCAAGAAAAAAGTATGGTAGCTAAATTTAAGGAAGAACCAAAAATCAGTACCAAGGAGTTATTTAAGTTTCGGTAATATTTTTACTTTCAGTATATTCCAGTGATTCCTTCTCTATTTACGGTTGTGTTAAACCTGTGTCACTACATATTATACGTTGGCAATACTCTCGTACTTCTATCTCCGTTGAAGGTTGGTTGGTTGATTTGTTCTaaattttatgtataaaaatatatattgggTGTGTGTGAACATTGACATGTACGTAAGTATAGTGCTTTTTGTAAGTTTTACATGTAGAACTTTGAAAGAGACGATTGTTCGTGATATATTGAAAGACAACACACGGATAAAATAATATGAGAAACCATAGGGTTTTGCGTTCATGCTCTTATCTACTATCGTTATCAAGTTAGTCGTCTTTTTACCAATTTTAATATAATAATTTGAAATATATCTACTTGCAACTAGTTTTATCCTTTAATTATGATAAAACTTTATTAATAAGTTGGTTttaattatatattaatattcTTTTACTTCAAGGAACTAATTATTACTGAACTTCATATATTAATAACAAGTAGTTTACGCAATTAAAAGTGTATTACTTTAGGTACATGTTTAATATTTAGCACAAAATATATCGTGCATCGTACGAACATAGAGACTAGTATATATAAAAGAGGGAAAAAGAATGTTGACATGGCACCTCTTATTGACTAGGAAATGTATTTAGTTTTTTGGGGATTTCCTCTCATTTTAATACAAtactctttctttattttttctttattttatttattataagaaTAAGAATCACAACAGTCAACTTCTGTAACTGCCCAGATTAAACTCAATAGTTATATCGGTTAAGGATCAAAAAATAAATGCCGCTTCAATCTTCTCTGAACGCTACTCTATATATTATCTCTTCCCCTTCCCAATAATTAACAGTTACTACTATTAATATGCACTAATGTTACACCGGTTGAAATTCTGCCAAAAAACGCATATGCATGGACTATATTGCTCTCCCTTCCATTTAATTTATTGTGAGTCGAGATGGGGAACGGCGCTCATTGGAGTTTCTATGGGAGGCTAACAAAGAATTTTATAGTTCTCTTCGTctttttactcacaaattcaaGTGATGTGCATCTGTTTCTTAGTTATTCCCACTATTTTTTGTGAAGATGTTGTTGGTGTATTATTTATCTTGTGAATACCAGGTAAATTTTTTAATAAATGTCACTGAGTTATTTCAGTGAAGTATCTCCATTACTTCTATTGTCCCCTCAGGTTGTCCATTCTTTTCCCGCTCCTAATTTAGATTTTTGTATATTATGCAGTCAACCTGGATGTTGTAAATGTTTTAAACCCTTTTTCATTCTTTAATGGTATACAATTCCGAAGGCTCCAAAGGGAGAAGAAATCAACGGAGACGAAAGAAGTGAAATTAACGTATAAAAAGACAATTGCCGGTTTGTAATACTCCTGTGTGGCCTTCCGTTGTCATATTAATTTTGAGATAGGTGATTGGTATTTAGAAGCATCTTTGGTAATTCTTTTATTTCAAACATAATTATTGTTTATTTACTTTGTTAGTATTTCTTTTGCGTGAGATCATTGCATCCGTTTTAATTCTTTTAAGCCTTTTAGAAATCTTGGTGTGCTTttcatttgatatgtttgaatTATAGTTTTTCTTCCTTAAGCTGGATAACTATGTTTTAGAAGATGTACATATAATTAACTGCGATATAAAATTAAACCAAGTTACATAGTAATATATTGTTTTAAGTTATGCAAATTTTTACCATGAAGATCAGCAAAGTAAAATCATAATTTTGAATGTTTTTATTGATTTGATCTTCCTTTCGCCTGGAATAACCTTTGAGTTGGAAGTTGGAGCAGTAGGGATAAATCAATTGATTTATGGAATCTAATAAGAGGCCTGAGTGTGTTCTCTTAAGAAGGTATAACGCAGTCTCATCTTCTAGCCATTTGCAATATAGCTGCTTCATTGATGTccttatatatattataactcaAGTAATAAACTTCTTGCACCAACCTATTTGCAATACATAATTGATTCATAACTTGGTTACTGATGCTATAAATAGTGGCAgagctaatatatatatatatatatatatatatatatatatatatatatatatatatatatatatatatatatatatatatatatatatatatatatatatatatatatatatatatatatatatatatatatatatatatatatatatatatatatatatatatatatatatatatatatatatatatatatatatatatatatatatatatatatatatatatatatatatatatatatatatatatatatatatatatacatgaataCAACAAAGAAATGATGATTTTATCTAATTTATAATTTTGGTATTTACAGAGTTTTCTCAAATTGTGTCATATTTATAGCAAATTTACTGGTTAAATAGATATTATCAATACCTTCATTTCGACTTTGTACACTACTGAGTTTAAATTAAGGTCCCTTAAATTAATGAGCCCAAGAAAGAGAAAAAATGGGGGGAAAAAGTTGGCAACAGAACCTGCGACTCTTTTTAGATGTTCACCAATACAACTGCTACTCATTTTCATGGAGTTCACTATAAaatctcttcatcattttcagTTTCCTCTCTACAAAAATTACCATCCCCAATTCACCCATCTTCTTATTAACCTCCGCCCCGTCTCTACATTTCACCTTCAAGCCTCAAGACGCCGCATTTCCAATTTTCCTCAGGTCTTCTTGTTTATTCCTCCCTATCCAGCCTTttcttatatataaaaaataaaaattcaactttaTTTAATTAGAATCGGATATATGAGTTCTTTAGGTCCATTCCTCTTTATTTAGACCCTTTTAATTCTAattcgttttttatttatttatagggAAGTGATGATTTGGCTGGGGATTCACGAAACTGGAGGCGTGATCGAGGCAGCGTTGTGAGTGGAGACTATAAGTATGAAGAGTATGAAGATGACGatgatgaagacgaagaagaggaGGATCGAAGTTTAGATCTGCTGGTTAAATTTGTTCAGAGCGTTTTCAAAAAGCTTTCTCGAAAAGCTAGGAAAGCTGTCCGGTCCGTTTTGCCTGTTTCAATTTCCAGTCAATTGGTATCCTTCTGCTTAAATCTCATTTTCACTGTTCAACATGAAGAAAAATCGAATCTTTTATCTCTAAATCAAGCTTTCAATGAGTTTAGAATAATAACTTTGATATTGAGCTCCGTTTTATATGAATCATTCAATCAACTATGTCTCGGTCCCCAATTATTTGGGGTCGACTATATGAATCCTTTATACTCGTTCCAATCTGCTCAGGTTCGATTCATTCCAATGCTAATATTTAGCTCGTACTATTAAAATATACTGTATCATATTTCTTCGAGAAAATCCACATGGAATTGAATTTTTTTAGTCGCAAAGAAGGAAAACTAATGGATTAGACGTGCATTAAAAATGTGACATTGTGA
It encodes the following:
- the LOC107776742 gene encoding uncharacterized protein LOC107776742; the encoded protein is MEFTIKSLHHFQFPLYKNYHPQFTHLLINLRPVSTFHLQASRRRISNFPQGSDDLAGDSRNWRRDRGSVVSGDYKYEEYEDDDDEDEEEEDRSLDLLVKFVQSVFKKLSRKARKAVRSVLPVSISSQLVAFSVNGVIILTFLWLSKAVLEVFCTLGSVIFASILLIRGVWTGISYLQNNHSHRTDDDDDRRAWSGVQPAS